One Lepus europaeus isolate LE1 chromosome 4, mLepTim1.pri, whole genome shotgun sequence genomic window, CTTGGTCCGCTTCTCTGCCTATTCCCGTGAAGCCGCTGCTGCCTTCTCTGGGAAACCACACCGCACAGCAGCTTCACAGGCGGATCCTCCCTGTTAGTGAAGCTCTTTATTGACTAGAAgggaaataaagcaaaatatgaaTAGTGGCTAGTTCTGCCATAGGCGTCTTTCTCAGGGAAATGCAggctaacatttaattttgaaaacctCTAGTGGGATGGTGCCAATGGCAAGTCCTGTCCTTTATTCACCTCTGTGACACTGTTTTAATGTAAAATACAgctattttgaaaagcagaaccaCCTGGGAAAGGGTAACCACTAGGCTACTTGCTGGGGTGATTATTTAGACACTTGGGCCTTTTCTTATTAAACATGGAGGTCTGGTTCTGTGAAAGTGGCCAGCTTGCCAAAGACAGTTCCCTGTGCCCAGCAAAGTTTAGATTCCCACTTTTTTGCATGGAAAAGAAACCCCAGGGGTGAACTTTCAGAAAGGAAGCTAACAACTAAGCTGAATGTTCCAGCATGCCCTTTAAGCTCATAGTTCCAGGAGGAAGATCGACTGCATCAAACATTCCCCAGAGGAGAAGCAACTCACCCACGACTTACACATGCGTAGCCTGAATCACCTCACCCTGCTGGGCGGCCTGAGAAAAGCTCCCTTCTAAATATGCACCAGAAGTCACCGAGCTGTCCCAAGCAGGACTGTGCACTTCCCTTAAGAACAGGCTCTAGATATCACATCTACTCACCAGGAACCCCGTGTGACTTCCTGATTCCTTATACCTCACAACACTGCTAACAGTTAAGGCAGAAGTAgggaaatcagaaacaaaaaccTAAAACAGAAAAACCCCGAGGCAGAGGTATCATCCTTAGAATGTTCAGGATAGTTGACCTTCTGTGTGAAGCTAAAATATCAACACATTTGTCTTTCACCCATGATCTTTTTGGATGTTGGTTAGGAATAGTTGTTAATGTTCTATAGGAGAATCACTATATTGTTAGCCAAATTTGACATTTTCTTCCACAATCCCCATAACTGAAGAGATGAGATACAGTATGCAGATACATTGAGGATGAAATTCATGCTGTGCAGTCCACCGTTGACTTATCTTTGTTTTGACTTTTTCAGGACTTTTTGTCTGTGTCAGATATTATTGACTACTTCAAGAAAATGCCACTTCTGCTCATTGATGGGAAAAATCGAGGCTCCAGATACCAGTGCACATTAACACATGCTGCAGGGTATCCATAGCAAGTTAGCCAAGCATATGgaccttcctcctgcctctgttGCCAACACAAGGAGATCCATCAACTTTGGTGGATGGATGAGCACTTAGAATGGACTCCAACTCAACATGAACACAGAATTTTGCCCTTCCCTTTGAAAAAGAGTTTGAAACAGAGACTGtcaaatatcccataatttatttattcttcattgTAAAGTTAATGGGTAATCAATCATGTTCACACTAGAAGCCTAGTACTGTGCTATAATAATTCACTTTCACAAATGAATCTTTGGATGCTCATTTCAAAAGTACAGTAGTTTACaccattagaaaaataatttggggcaagttttaaaatactgaaacaaATAGCTTTGGTAATCCATAAAACTGATTTAATAGCCAAACCTTTCTCAGTGAGAGTCAATCATCAGCTTTATACATGTAATCTGAATTATATGATTTCTTTTGTCAGCAGTAATAATTTAAGTCTTCAAAAATCTGATTTCATTccttctttgctgtttttttacTGGTGAGATTTTTGTGTATTATTTGTATGAAAAGATAAATGCATGTTGGGATAACTTCCTGAGTTTAAAGTGGTCTTTTGCTTTACTTTTGGGTTCCTAAAACAACTTTAGTGTGCAGTCCATACTATACGTCTTTGTTTGAAAGCAAACTTAAGCTACAAACACCAGCAGAAACCATTTTTAAGGTAAAGAGGCCGTATTATGTCATATGCTGCTGGGTTTAAGTGGCCGCTTCACAATGTCCCCATAGCCGCACCCACATTGCAGCCCATCCCAGCTGTGTCATGGAGACCTTACTGAAAGCTTCACAGGGCAATGAAGGGACAAGGCTTCTACATAGGAAGTTCGGATTAGGTTTTCCTACCAagcatgagaggtcttcaaaaaagttcatggaaggcctgttttattaaaaaaaaaaaaaaaaaaaaggatgagtttcaaattttttgtgctaaatttttttaattccattttccactaactttttgaggGGCCCTCATACTGCATTGTTCTTTTTTGTCTGTGACAAGTCTGCCATAAAGCACTTCTCCTCATCCTTCCCAAATCAGCTTACTAAATTCTTTAAAGCAATTCACTTCTTCACTTCAGTTTACGAATTTCACTTAGCAAAAAGTATGGTCTTTGACTtatggttgttttttttaatcttcagtaGTATGTTGGGGTGAAAGCAATACATTCAAACTCAGTAGTCACCTACACTAGTGATGTGGGGTCCCATCCTCTCTCCCCGTGCTCAGCAGTGATGAACACAACTCCCAGTCAGCCCTGTCACCATGAGGGGACGCAATGGATACTCTAGCTACTGTATATGGTGTTGCATGTTTTATACAGGTATTCAATAAATCACATGATATGCAACATTCCAACAGGTTttgtgttagattttttttttgaaagatttgaaaggcagagttacagagaggcagaggcacctgctggttctcgccccaaatggctgcaatggctggagctgtgccaatctgaagtcaggagcttcttccaggtctcccatacaggtacagggacccaagcacttgggccatcttccactgctttcccaggccttagcaaagagctggatcagaagaggggcatgaaccagcgtccatctgggatgctggcattgtagggcatggcacagtgccaggcccccttGTGTtagatttttacctaactctAGGCTCGTATGTTCTGAGTGTGTTTAAGCTATGCTAGGCTAAGCTGTGATATTTGATAGGTTAAGTGTGTTAAATACATTTTAACTTACGATGGATTTATTGGGGTATAAGTAGAGGAACATCTGGAATAGGTAATTAACAAGTAATAGCCTGATATTCAGCAAAACAGTGCACATTTGTTGTTCTGCAAGCCCCTTCCCTTTGGGGTACTGGTTATTATTGCACaagtttatgaaaaacaaaaatttttgatttctctgctTAACCTACAAGTTTTTGAGTGCACCTTTATTCTCATGAGCTAATAAAAGGAACATTGGAAGGAACTTAGAAGGGACCAGGTTAGAACTGAAGATATGCTAAGAAGTATGTTTAATGTGGAGACTTAAATAGTggtgctaaaaatattttttcacaaaacCTCAACCTTAGAAATCAGAAGTCAAGGTCCAGAACTTGGGAGttcaaagacagaaaaaattgcatttattcATGTTTATTCAACAGGATGTTCAAAATGTTTTACTGCCTGTTCCCTGTTAGAAACTGAGCAAGGGAGTGGGGAGCAAGGATGGCACACACCCCAAGTCCTGTTGTGGAGTGAGCGCCACTTCTGTCTTGCTTCATAGTATTTTATCCTTTATATTCAACAACTAAAATGGAAAACATGGTAGATTTAAAAGCGATTCATGCTTACAaggcaaataaaaatgtattttaaatctcTTGGTGGAAAGTGACAAATTAGGAATTTTTAGGATAAAGGTGTGGTGTTCCACGGTGGTGACTGAAATGATAGGAACCTGAAGCTCGGCTATGCTGTCGTCCACACCACCACCGCTGGTACTTCTGCAGCTGCCCACTGCCCTGGTCCACTCCTCCAGCCGAGCCCTGCCCGGTGCAGCAAGGCCCCGAGTTGCACTGATTCTGAGCGGGACACAGGCACCCAGACTTGGCCCCCCTGCCTGAGCGGAGCCAGAATAAGGTAAAAGATAAGCAATGCTCCCCATGGCATATTTGTgccataaatgaaataaatcagtcaCTCTTTGGAATATTAATATTGAAGGACATTCAACCTAGGGGTTAAGAAGCTAGTggagacgcccacatcccatactggaacaccCAGGTTCAATACCTGACTGCAGCTCTGAGCCCCGGCTTCTGCTCACGCAGACCTTCCCTGTCACTTACGTGGGAGACACTAAGTGTGCTTGGTTTCTGGCTCTAGTCTGGACAAGTCAGctcttgtaggcatctggggagtgaaacagcacatggGAGCGcactctctccctacctccctccctgtttccctctcaagtaattttttaaaaaaatgaaccagGCTTCATAAGAATATTAAATACTTATTTACAacttcacattatttttattttgttttttatagtaAGTATATTAATAAACTCAATACTCCCAgataattcaataataaaaacagacattAACAAGAAATCAGACagaaaaactgttagaagaaagGGGTGCATCTGTTATTTCAGATTCTTCAAAGAGAGGATTGcttctttctgcttcctgtgAGTCCTCTGTCTTCACAGGATGATTAAACTGTAGAGTGAGGTCACAAAGTAGTAACTGGGAGAGTTCTGTAGAAAAAGCAGAATATTTCACGTGTCATAAACTATGCATTAAATAGCTATTCCtcatttagcttttaaaaatgattaaattgtCCGATGGCATTGCTGCATTGTCTTCTAGTGCCCAGGGTTGCTGCTGAGACTTCTCACATGATTCTAACTCTTAATCCTGATGACTTTCTCCTCAGAAGCTTTACAGATCTTTTGTTCTCCCAGTACCCTGAAATGTCATAATATTGTACCTTAGTATGGGTCTACTTTCACTGGGTTGGGTTCTTTCATTGTAGAAACTCCTGCTCTTCAGTTCTGAGGAATTCTATACCATTTCCTTAATGAATTTCCCCATCTACTCGACTGGCTGCAATGACTCTTCCTTCACTGATCTTGTAAACACTCTTCCCATGCCTTGCCTTCCAGCATGttccttctctgtcattttgctctataagggaattttatttttatttttatttttatttttctacccTTTGAGTTTTCATGTCTGTTGTCAACTTTGAATTTCCAAGAGCTCCTACTGGTCTCTGTTTTTAGTATCCTATTCCTTCTTTATGGTTACACCATCTTCCCTTAGATTCTCCATGAATATTAATGTAGTTTCTTGACAGTTTTATCTTTACTCATAATTTTTGTTCCTATATGTtggttttgtcattttttattagACTCCTCAAaaatctgctatgccatagttgTTTGCTCACATTTAAGACCATGGCACAAAAACAATTGGAAGCTCCGTGTCCATGGTAGTCTAGACAGTGGGGTGATCTCGTTGGATTATTTTGTTGTGGAAACCTCTGCTATCAGTATCTTTAGGTCTTTTCTCTTGGGATGGTCAGATTCCTGAAAGAAAGCTCTTAGAGGACATACATCTGGCTGCTACTGTTCTGAaaggaaaatttttgaaagcaGAAATACAACTTGCTGGTGTCTTGGTaactacatgaaaaaaaaaaaaactgggggtggggtgggggtcttgTAATTTAGTATATAAATTTGTCTTAATATCCCTAATTTTTAGTATTCTCCCTGAGCTGTGGTACAGGCTATAGGCCACAGATGCCTTGTTTCAACTTTGAAATTTCTGTGACAGAGAAGGGACACATGACAGTTGCCCAGTTATATAGAAACCTCAGGGGTTTGTAATTTCTGAAACAATTAGTCCTTCCACTATTAACTTTCTAATAACCCTCATGTTCAAAGGATTCTGGTGTGTATTGAATCTTGGGGGCGATTTCTTGGCTTTACTCAGTCAGTTTAGAGTTCAGAGTTAGACTCTAAGCTTCAGACTTGTCTGTTTGCTTCTATTTGTTTCCTGTTTTATTATCTCTTCTTGTGATCATTTTAGATTTTTGGTCTCCTAAAATCAATTTAAATATCAGGTCTATCAGTGACTAGAATTGTTTGACTTTGAACTTTCTCAGAATATTTTTGCATCTCTAAATGACAACAATTCCTATCTCATAGGGTTGTTATAATTAAGTTCACTTATGTAGAGCTCTTAGAAGAGTGCCTGGATATGGCATGCTGTCTTAGCTATTGACATTGTCATTTGGGGGAGGAAGTGAGAGTAAACAGAATGTACATTTAATCTCTGTTCACCAGAGTCTGCCCTCCTAGCCTAATTTACATGTCCCTCATATTCTAACTGCTTGAATTACCCATACACTTTTTCAGAATGTGCCTATCAGATTGATTATTTCTAATTTACTTTAAGAACagtctctggggccagcgctgtggcgcagcaggttaatgccttggcctgaagcgcccgcatcccatatgggcagcggatcgatactcggctgctccacttctgatccagctctctgctatggcctggggaagcagtagaagatggcccaagtccttgggcccctgcacccacgtgggagacccattagaggctcctggctcctggctacagatcagcacagttctggccattgcggccaactggggagtgaaccattgaatggaagactttctctctctctctgcctctcctctaactctttcaagcaaaataaataaatcttaaaaaaaaatagtctccAAACTGGGACAATTAAATAATCAAATTTGGCCAAGAATCTCTAAAACTCAATAATTGTGTTTAGAAAGTTCAAGCATCCAGAACTATTTactcatttaataaacatttgccAAGTACGTATTCTGTCAAGACACTGTATTAGGTGCTAGAAATTCCCTTACAGAGTTTATAGTTGAACAGggacaggaaaaataaatcaacatacAACTATAACACAATAGGTGATATAACAGGGCAAAAGGAATACCAAGCCAGCTCAGAATGGTTTATCAATATATTATCTCAACTAATTAAATAGGGGTTAGCCTGGTGTGGTAGAGATGGGGTGTAGCAATGGAATTCTAAAGTGTTATGTGTTAAGGCACAGACACAAAACAGCACTGTGGATATGAAATAGCTCAACAGGGCTGAAGCACAGGGCACACAGGGAGAAAACAATCAGactggagaggcaggcagggggctgaTCTCAAGAGGTCACACAACTCATCCCAGGAGGCTTGGACTTTTATCCTGAGGACAATGGTGAATCAATGAAGGTTTCCAGATTTGCAATTTAGAAAGAGAATCTTCACTACAGTGCTGACATTGGTTTACAGAGATGATGAATTAAGCAAAGCTAATGAGATCTCTTTAGAGTCCTCAGAGCCTAGGTTAACAGGCACTGTGAATTTATGAGAGAAATGTAGAGCCTAAAGCACGTCCCAAACTCATCCGACACAGAAACATGGGCTTTGTTTTATTATGCACCATCTATTGAGAAAGCAGGTTCACAACTAAAGTCTGGGAAATGCTGCCCTAGGAAAACACGTGGGAAAAGCATAGCAGGCACTCACTATTTGGCACCTAACTAACAGTCACTCCTCTCTTCTTCTTGGTTGCTTAACTGTATTTCGTCTGAGGTGCTTCTCTCTCCAGCTCCAGCAGCAAGTTCTGGCTGGTCCGAACTGGTCTTGGCAGTTTCATTCTCCTTGGCCAGGGTCGCTATAGGCATGTGCATGCGATGCAAATCTGGCCAATGAAACGAAAAGGAAAATGTACTGGAGGGGTCTGGGGAAAGGTTTACATGCCAGACAGCGTCTGTACTATGGCTATCTCTGGAGGTCAATGACCATGAAGAGTGATAGAGTGAACAAGAGCATGCAGATGGAAAGAACCTAGTCCCCAAATCTTTCAATCTCTGAATTAAGTTTAAGACTGGCCTTCTTTGAATCTTCCAGTTATTCCTTATGAGTCATATTGACAATCCAGTTCTTGCAGTTTAAGGCTTCATAACTGACTCAGAGGCTATCCTCAAATATCCAAAAGTTGTTATAAGAAACAACTATTCAGGGCACGTTCATGGTTAGAGGTAGGACTCACAGAAGGAAGGAACAGGGGGACTGATTTAAGCTAGTATATGAGGACCTTATCTAAGATGGAATGAGCCAACTAGTGAAATTCCTCAAAGTATTCAATCACAGAagtttaatgtgcctgggataaaataaaaatatgtcgaGGAGATGAGTTGTTACACATCATGACATATATGGTTTAATCCTACTCTGTGAATCTACTTCCTTTTCAAAGGAAGAACCATAACTCACAGAATCAAACTAATAATTTTAATTCAGAATGAATGTTAGGGGTTTAGTAAGGATTCATGAGTAAAGCTGTTGAATTTTGAGAAGTGTGACATTCATGAAACAGTGTGTTTAAAGGTAGGAAAGAAATTTATAGAGGTTAGGCAACATCATAAGCTTGTTAGTGTCAGGGATGAGAATtcaggcctgctgcctcccaggtcaacCCTCAAATATCATTTGTCTTTCTAAATCTAGTTCATATTGCATTGCAAAGAGTGATCTAGTTCATACTGCATTGCAAATATCTCTAAGAAATTCTGATTAGTAGGCAAAATTTAACTATACTACAAAAGGACAAATCACCTCTACTATCTGTTTTGTAACAATGACAATGCAAACATTTTTACAGTGATAATACACTTACCTTTCATCTTCTTTAACTCCAAAGAAattgtattaatatttttaattatggcTTCCACCTTTAGCTTATGGTCTGCAACATTGTTATGAAACATCTGATTTTATAAGACAAAAACAATGTGTAAATCAAGTAttcatttgtacttttaaaaaacaaattttcagtattcaaaaaaaaaaaaaacaaaaaaacacctatttcaaaatggaaataattgtGAAATGTCTTTCCAAATGGTTGTAACTTTAACCTAGTAAAGCCCATATAACATTTTTCCAATGTAAACACTACAACTGAAATTCTTAGGATGAGATTCTTGCTTCACACCACATCCACAAGGGCCCTTGCCATGGGATCAAGATGCCCCCTTTTCAGAAACCCTCGGCGCTGACAAACTGCCTTGCAATCTGTCACGCTGCAGCTTCTCTAATTTTCTTAACTCAGAGTTGTTTTCTAACCTATTCTTCAACGACAGGGCCCACATATGATTTAAGTACACAGTAAAATTCCACATAAGATTTCATTACAATGTGTTCCTAGAAGGATGGCAGGACAATTATTTTAGTGTGAAGAGCGAAGAGTAACACACACTTCTGTTTTGGTTAACTAAAATGTGTAAATCAACCCCTTACTAAGTTATTCAGAAAATACAGTGCTTTAATCAATTGCGTTTGAAATATAAGAGACGGTTTACTAGAAACTTTACTCTCAAAACGACTTGAACAAATTAACTAGCACACACAGCTCCAGCAATGTGGCAGCTGGGTGATGATGGGTCCCACTGCTTGTCCAAAATGATGGAAAACTAACCTTTCCGTCAACTCTTGCCTTTATCTTTTCCAGAACCAAGGAGGTTGATCCTGTAGCTCCCACTCACTTTAGGGCCACTgtaaaagaaatttgttttccaGATATCAATGAATAAAAGATACTTCACACCCAGCTCCAATCCCCTGTATGATAAAAAGTGACTGCTGACTCTTCCTTGGGCATGATTAACCAAATGATTCAAGTTTGAGAGAAAAGGGCTATAAAACAGAAAAGGGGTGGTagaatttaaaaactttaaaatgaatttatagaattttaaaactttaaaaataaattcatgttaaaaaaattaaaaccaagaaTGAAGCAGAAGCTAAATGGGCAGAAAACACCCAAAAAGTTGGCTCTGCACCCCGGGGGTCTGGTTCTCCAGGGCTCCCTGTGGCCCAGCGGCCGGGCTCAGAGGACATGGCCGGGTCAGGCAGCCATTAGGCCCACGGTTTTCACCCAAGGCCAAGCCCGTCCTCCCGCCCTATGGATGCAAGGGAAGCCCTCTGGCCTGCCCAACGGCCTGCTCTGGGATCAAGATCAGCCTAAAGCAACCTAGAACTTTCCATAGCCCCTGGCCACCCCAATGGCATTAAAACTATTCCTCAAAAGCATTTAGAGTGACCCTGGCCTGCCCCGGCCTGTTGACAACCAGGGTCCCGGCCTGGTCTACCCAGCGAACTGCTCCTTTACGTCTCAAGGGGAAGAGCCTCAGGCCCTTGGGGGGGTCGCACGAGGGAAGCCCCCAAGCCAACCCGTCCATCTGTCCTCTCAGAAGCTGAAGAGAAGCCTAAGCAACCTGGTCGTTCCCACGGTCCTCACCCTCCCAAGCTAAAtggaaacaattttgaaaagaattCCTAGTGACCCTGCCCCTGCACACCAGGCCCcatccctgccctgcccagccctctgcCATCCAGTTATGCCCggggggcagccccaggccctcagGGACCCCCGGCACGGAATCCAGACTGCCCACTCTTAGGGGCTGGACACTGCGCCTCGGGCGGCCTCGACATCCAACGCCTCACCCTCCCAAACCCCCGCAGGCCACTGCAAAACACAGAGCTTCCGTCACGACGGACCCACCCAACCAAGCGTCACAGACGTTGTGACCGCTCGGCCGGGCTGGCAGCCGTTGAAAGCAGCCGAGGCCTTCCTATTGGCCAGCGTTTCTGCCTGGGACTTTCTGATTGGCCAGCTTCGCCGCCCAGAGCATCCTGGGAGCTGTAAGTCCCGAGGCAGGGCGTGGCCGAGAAAGTTCTGGATGCGAGGCCGCGTGTGACCGTTGGCGCCTAACTGCCTCCTCGAGGCGCCTCGCAGCCGTTAGCCGCGGTTGATTTTCACTGGACGGGGATGTGGTTACCGTCACAGGCTGGCCTGAAACCGCCTCAGTTTGAATCCTGCCCGTTCTCCGTCTGCGCGAACGGCAGACAAGCAGCGCCACCGCGGAGGCTCCAGTGGTCATCCCCCGTCACAGGGAGTGATCGCCGGCTCCGTGTTTTATTTCGAGGGTTAATGAGATAACGCATCAAAGGGCTTGGCAGATACCTGCTCGGTAAATGCTAGCTATGTCAGTCGTTACAGATGAGTGCGGAAGAGCTGAGAGGCGCAGGGGGTTTCTTGGCAACTGGGGAGGCCGGTCAAGCCGCCTTTGCCGGATTTCCAGAAAACTCTGCCACAAGCACCCTGAGGGGTGGCCCCAGGGATTTTTCTGGGTGCCGCTGGGAGTTGTTCTACGTTCCGCGAGGAGCTCGGGCCGCCAACAGTTGCTACCCAAGTCTTTGCCTACTCCAAGCCTCCCCTGTAGCACACGCCAGCCTCCTGAACCAGTTAGTGCCCTCCTGACAGGCCGGATATACCAAGTCTGCTGGGTTTGTTATTATCCAGTTAGTTTTGGCTTAACGCAGAACTTATCTAATGCAGAGTTAGATGAGGCTGCACAGGGGAGAACCGAGCCCCATTCCTAATGATCACTATGGGATTTGGGAAAAGAATAGCTTCCTTTCTCTGACCCTCTGTTTCCATAGAGGGATGTGTATCATGAGTAATTCCTAAAACTCACACATTGTTGGGCCACTGACATGACTGCTTGCAATAATCTTATCATTattatctttgtattttaaatttacttcattttaaattttaaatttgcttaAAACTCTTTGTATCAATATAAATGGAATACAACACAAAGTTGACAGTATTTCTCTAGAAACTCTTGCTTCCTGATCAAGTGACCCCAAAGCCTCATCTGCTTTGTTAAAAATGTGTTCTTATTCAGCGTTAGAGTGATCAGAGACAGTTTAACCTAAACTGAGAGAAGCTTCTTGCTATAATCTGAGGGATTAAGGGACTTGGAAGGGATGTAACTATGCGAGTAACATTTAATCTCTGTGTCCtgcataaaaaaaaatcactcatatCACTAGTGGGACATGTGCCTGCTTTGCTGAACCCCAGATTAGACATTGTCCAATGTCCCGTCCTGTCTAGGACTAATGACATCTCAATGTGCTATtgttgggcaccaaaaaatatgttgtgcccagatcatTAGATCCCCGCAGAGACGCCCAGAGTCgatcacaccgaactgcaaaagcaaggtttattcgggagtacaagccatgacagggaccccatccaaccaactggcacagcggaggaaggagtgaggccccggtctttgggagagtttttaaaggaaaaaaagggctacatcagcaggaaaaaaagagtcacatacagcatggaagctctgggtacagggagttacagcgggggctTACAGCACGGAAGctttgggcacagggagttactttgttcagcaatctctactgtgctgtccttggtctaccgAGCTAGCTGTTGCTGGTAAGCTTTGATACctccggaatg contains:
- the C4H5orf58 gene encoding putative uncharacterized protein C5orf58 homolog; amino-acid sequence: MFHNNVADHKLKVEAIIKNINTISLELKKMKELSQLLLCDLTLQFNHPVKTEDSQEAERSNPLFEESEITDAPLSSNSFSV